One genomic segment of Virgibacillus doumboii includes these proteins:
- a CDS encoding TetR/AcrR family transcriptional regulator produces the protein MNKKLDRRKKYTRMVLKDSLINLLKTKQVSAITVKEICEQADINRSTFYTHYSDPFDLLGQIEEELIADLNTYLNQYNFEQEEESLQMTEKLLEYVASKYDICQTLLNENADHSFERRVMDVARTFLIKNWMHNNNEADPAISEYTSTFVISGSIYVIKHWLANNMDQPPKQIAQLINSFRIRE, from the coding sequence ATGAATAAAAAACTCGACCGCCGCAAGAAATATACCCGAATGGTCTTAAAGGATAGTTTAATCAACTTACTAAAAACAAAACAGGTTTCAGCCATTACAGTAAAAGAAATCTGTGAACAGGCCGATATTAACCGTTCCACCTTCTACACGCACTACAGCGATCCATTTGATTTGCTGGGGCAAATAGAAGAAGAACTTATTGCAGATTTAAACACTTATTTAAACCAATATAATTTCGAGCAGGAAGAAGAATCATTGCAAATGACCGAAAAACTTCTCGAATATGTTGCATCCAAATATGACATTTGCCAGACACTCCTCAACGAAAATGCCGACCATTCATTTGAACGGCGCGTCATGGACGTTGCCAGGACATTTCTTATTAAAAACTGGATGCATAACAACAATGAAGCAGATCCGGCCATATCCGAATACACCAGTACCTTTGTCATCAGCGGAAGTATCTATGTCATCAAACATTGGCTGGCAAACAACATGGATCAACCACCCAAGCAAATCGCCCAACTAATTAATAGTTTCAGGATCAGGGAGTAA
- a CDS encoding alpha/beta hydrolase: protein MKRGTEVELHREASTVNAEATTKAQSLQEKAKNWYEKQQTEKVEITSYDGLNLFAQFIDHKSANDKAVILAHGFRSTGDDMGKFAKMYYEEGFDILLPDARGHGKSEGDYIGYGWHDRLDYLDWIDLLIEEYGSEDIILHGNSMGAATVLMTSGEDLPEEVKGIVADSGYTTVKDELAYQLQHIYGLPSFPLLDVTSVITKIRAGYFLGKGSSIAQVKKNTLPLFIIHGEEDELVPTEMAHEIYDVAGGEKELWIVSDAGHTKAFDNVTKEYQDRVMGFVDGILN, encoded by the coding sequence ATCAAAAGGGGAACTGAGGTAGAGCTCCACCGCGAAGCGTCGACAGTAAATGCTGAAGCAACCACTAAAGCTCAATCTCTTCAGGAAAAAGCAAAAAATTGGTATGAAAAACAGCAGACAGAGAAGGTCGAAATAACATCCTATGATGGTCTGAACCTTTTCGCACAATTTATTGATCACAAATCAGCCAACGACAAAGCGGTTATTTTAGCACACGGTTTCCGGAGTACAGGTGATGATATGGGGAAGTTTGCCAAAATGTATTATGAAGAAGGATTTGATATTCTTTTACCTGATGCACGGGGGCATGGAAAAAGTGAAGGCGATTACATAGGCTATGGATGGCATGACCGATTGGATTATCTCGACTGGATTGACTTGTTGATTGAAGAATATGGTTCAGAGGATATTATTTTACATGGAAACTCGATGGGTGCTGCGACTGTTTTGATGACAAGTGGCGAAGATTTGCCGGAAGAGGTCAAAGGAATCGTTGCCGACAGCGGTTACACTACTGTAAAAGATGAATTAGCATATCAATTGCAGCACATCTACGGTCTCCCATCATTCCCGCTGCTTGATGTAACAAGCGTTATCACGAAAATTCGTGCGGGTTATTTCCTGGGAAAAGGTTCTTCGATTGCTCAAGTTAAGAAAAACACACTTCCTTTATTCATCATCCACGGGGAAGAGGATGAGTTGGTACCAACTGAAATGGCTCACGAAATATACGATGTAGCCGGCGGGGAAAAAGAATTATGGATTGTGTCTGATGCAGGACATACAAAAGCATTTGATAATGTTACTAAGGAATATCAGGATCGTGTGATGGGGTTTGTTGACGGGATCTTAAATTGA
- the asnB gene encoding asparagine synthase (glutamine-hydrolyzing), translated as MCGITGIIQWQNDVRAEKTTLRKMAETLTSRGPDDSQVWLSQHAAFGHKRLAVIDPDGGKQPMSKEHNNVTYTLVYNGELYNTQELRQVLKSKGYEFTTSSDTEVLLTAYIEWREACVQYLNGIYAFGVWDSAEQQLFMARDRLGVKPLFFLESHGRFIFGSELKAILAHNDVHSEVDYSGLAEIFGLGPSRTPGHGIFKGFKELRPGHALTFSKAGLNIWRYWNVESRKHTDTIDETAENVRRLFVDAVQRQLVADVPVSTFLSGGLDSSAITAIAANNFEVNKRGTLSTFSIDYDGNDQYFKASKFQPASDQLWIEKVVNHLSTNQHNEVITGFQLADLLKESVELRDQPGMADIDSSLLWFCRRIKEHTTVSLSGECADEIFGGYPWFHDISGKQREIFPWMKSLDSRIDLLLPEWQNKLDLKSYVMDRYMETISETPRLAGENEEDARRRELFYLNMHWFMAQLLDRKDRMSMGASLEVRVPFADHKLVEYVWNIPWNMKNLHGREKGILRKALEGLLPEEVLYRKKSPYPKTFQPEYTHQVVNWMKEILADPESPLFNFIRRDRIEAIVKSEGKEFTEPWYGQLMTGPQLIAHLCQIDYWLRTYDVKVRE; from the coding sequence TTGTGTGGAATCACTGGCATTATTCAATGGCAAAACGATGTTAGGGCGGAGAAAACAACTTTAAGAAAAATGGCAGAAACATTGACTTCAAGAGGCCCAGACGATTCGCAAGTGTGGTTAAGTCAACACGCTGCTTTTGGTCACAAAAGACTGGCAGTTATCGATCCTGACGGCGGAAAACAACCTATGAGCAAGGAACATAACAATGTGACGTACACACTTGTTTACAATGGCGAATTATATAATACACAAGAATTAAGGCAGGTACTAAAAAGCAAGGGATATGAATTTACTACGTCATCTGATACGGAAGTTTTACTGACAGCCTACATTGAATGGAGAGAAGCATGTGTCCAGTATTTAAATGGTATCTATGCATTTGGCGTATGGGATTCGGCTGAACAACAGCTATTTATGGCACGTGATCGGCTTGGTGTTAAACCATTATTTTTTCTGGAGTCTCATGGACGTTTCATATTTGGATCAGAATTAAAAGCGATTTTAGCACATAATGATGTTCACTCAGAAGTCGATTATTCGGGATTAGCCGAAATCTTTGGTTTAGGTCCATCACGCACCCCAGGGCATGGCATATTCAAAGGGTTTAAGGAACTCAGGCCAGGCCATGCATTAACCTTTTCAAAAGCGGGATTAAACATTTGGCGTTATTGGAATGTGGAAAGTCGTAAACATACGGACACGATAGATGAAACAGCCGAAAACGTCAGACGTTTATTTGTTGATGCGGTTCAACGGCAATTAGTTGCGGATGTTCCAGTATCTACATTCTTATCAGGCGGTTTGGATTCAAGCGCAATCACTGCAATTGCAGCAAACAATTTTGAAGTGAATAAAAGAGGCACATTATCAACTTTCTCAATTGATTATGATGGAAACGATCAATACTTTAAGGCAAGTAAATTTCAGCCCGCAAGTGATCAGCTTTGGATTGAAAAAGTTGTTAATCATTTGTCAACTAATCAACATAATGAAGTGATAACTGGATTTCAGCTAGCGGATTTATTAAAAGAATCGGTAGAGCTGCGAGATCAACCCGGGATGGCAGATATTGATTCTTCGTTATTATGGTTTTGTCGTAGAATCAAAGAACATACAACAGTAAGTTTGTCAGGAGAATGTGCTGATGAAATTTTCGGGGGTTACCCGTGGTTCCATGACATCTCTGGTAAACAGCGAGAGATTTTCCCTTGGATGAAATCATTAGATTCCAGAATTGATTTGCTGTTACCTGAATGGCAAAATAAACTTGATTTAAAATCCTATGTAATGGATCGATATATGGAAACTATTAGCGAGACCCCTCGTTTGGCTGGAGAAAATGAAGAAGATGCACGACGAAGAGAGCTGTTTTATTTAAATATGCACTGGTTTATGGCACAATTATTAGATCGTAAGGATCGAATGAGTATGGGAGCCAGTCTTGAGGTTAGAGTTCCCTTTGCTGACCACAAACTAGTCGAATACGTGTGGAATATCCCATGGAATATGAAAAATTTACATGGAAGGGAAAAGGGTATTTTGCGCAAAGCGCTGGAAGGTCTATTACCAGAAGAAGTATTATATCGAAAGAAAAGCCCTTACCCTAAAACTTTTCAGCCCGAATATACGCATCAGGTAGTGAATTGGATGAAAGAAATACTAGCGGATCCTGAATCGCCACTATTTAATTTTATAAGGCGGGATCGAATCGAAGCTATTGTAAAAAGTGAAGGAAAAGAATTTACCGAGCCATGGTATGGACAATTGATGACGGGTCCACAGCTAATTGCTCATTTATGTCAAATTGATTACTGGCTAAGAACTTATGATGTTAAGGTTCGGGAATAA
- a CDS encoding efflux RND transporter permease subunit, with the protein MTTQILKHKKSIVITFVVLSIISAVVQFGVPVNHDMVDYLPDDTPSIEATDTMNEEFDGATPNSRVMMKDISIQEALAFKEELEAVDGVSEVMWLDDVIDLKKPIEMADTDTVESYYQDGDALFSFHIEEGKEVETTDAVYELIGDDNAMSGEALNTAISQKKTGTETLNAALILVPIIILILLLSTRSWIEPVFFLTAIGVSIVINMGTNVFIGEVSFITQAVAPILQLAVSLDYAIFLLHSFDEYRHEIADPTEAMKKAMKRSFPAVAASASTTFFGFMALTFMEFGLGADLGLNLVKGIALSFISVMIFLPALTLMFYKWIDKTQHKPFVPSTYNVGKYLLKLRIPVLLIVMVLIVPAFLAQSQTNFLYGTGESPEHTRAGSDAAEIEESFGKFTPMVLLVPKGDIAREEELVHELDNFESVKSTVSYVNTVGAGIPPEYLDESQTEKFFSENYSRITLNTTTETEGEKAFDLVEDVRSIAKEYYGDDYQLLGESVTLYDMKDIVQRDNTLVNLLTVITIAIVLLFTFRSISIPVVLLLTIQSAVWINLAVPYFTNSSLVYVGYLIVSTVQLAATVDYGILLTEAYTQNRKELRAMDAIKKTINEKIFSIGVSASILSSVGFILWATSSDPIVSSIGLLLGRGALLAFIMVVLFLPALLLVFDRIIEKTTWKPNFFKGE; encoded by the coding sequence ATGACAACACAAATTTTAAAACATAAAAAATCGATTGTTATCACATTTGTGGTGCTTTCAATCATCAGTGCGGTGGTGCAGTTTGGCGTTCCGGTCAATCATGATATGGTCGACTATTTGCCGGATGACACACCATCCATTGAAGCGACGGATACTATGAATGAAGAATTTGACGGGGCTACCCCGAACTCACGGGTCATGATGAAGGACATCTCCATTCAGGAGGCGTTGGCATTCAAGGAAGAACTTGAAGCCGTTGATGGTGTTTCTGAAGTGATGTGGCTCGATGATGTTATTGATCTCAAAAAACCAATTGAAATGGCGGATACGGATACCGTTGAGTCGTATTATCAGGATGGTGATGCGCTGTTTTCCTTCCATATTGAAGAAGGGAAAGAAGTGGAAACGACGGATGCGGTCTATGAGCTGATCGGTGATGATAATGCCATGTCAGGGGAAGCCCTGAATACGGCGATATCGCAAAAAAAGACCGGTACCGAAACGTTGAATGCAGCGTTGATTCTCGTTCCAATAATTATTTTGATTCTTCTGCTGTCAACGCGTTCATGGATTGAACCGGTTTTCTTCCTGACAGCAATTGGTGTATCAATCGTGATTAACATGGGGACGAACGTTTTTATTGGCGAAGTTTCCTTCATTACGCAGGCGGTAGCACCTATTTTGCAGTTGGCCGTGTCGCTCGATTATGCGATATTCCTGCTCCATAGCTTTGACGAATATCGGCATGAGATAGCGGATCCGACAGAAGCGATGAAAAAAGCGATGAAGCGGTCGTTTCCTGCCGTTGCAGCGAGTGCGTCGACCACATTCTTCGGGTTCATGGCCCTGACGTTTATGGAATTTGGTCTTGGTGCTGACTTGGGTCTGAACCTGGTCAAAGGGATTGCGCTCAGTTTTATCAGTGTCATGATTTTTCTACCGGCACTCACGTTGATGTTTTATAAATGGATTGATAAAACACAACATAAACCATTTGTACCGAGCACTTATAATGTCGGGAAATATCTTTTGAAATTACGTATTCCTGTTTTGCTGATCGTGATGGTCCTGATTGTACCGGCTTTTCTGGCACAGTCTCAGACTAATTTCCTTTATGGAACCGGGGAAAGTCCGGAACATACACGGGCCGGCAGTGATGCAGCGGAAATCGAGGAATCTTTTGGCAAGTTTACACCAATGGTTCTGCTTGTTCCAAAGGGAGACATTGCTCGGGAAGAAGAACTTGTGCATGAACTCGATAACTTCGAATCTGTAAAAAGCACCGTCTCTTATGTGAATACAGTTGGGGCGGGAATACCGCCGGAGTATCTCGATGAATCGCAGACAGAAAAGTTCTTTTCAGAGAATTACAGCCGGATTACGTTAAATACGACAACGGAAACGGAGGGCGAGAAGGCATTTGATCTAGTGGAGGATGTAAGGTCAATCGCAAAGGAGTATTACGGTGATGATTATCAGCTCCTCGGGGAAAGTGTCACCTTGTATGATATGAAGGATATCGTGCAACGGGATAATACGCTGGTCAATCTGTTAACTGTGATCACGATTGCGATTGTCCTGCTCTTCACGTTCCGGTCGATTTCCATCCCGGTCGTATTGCTGTTGACGATTCAGTCCGCCGTCTGGATCAATTTAGCGGTGCCGTACTTCACCAATTCTTCCCTGGTTTATGTGGGGTATCTGATTGTCAGTACGGTTCAGCTTGCGGCAACGGTTGATTACGGGATTCTTTTAACGGAAGCTTATACACAAAATCGAAAAGAATTGCGTGCCATGGATGCGATTAAGAAAACCATTAATGAGAAGATTTTCTCGATTGGCGTGTCTGCATCAATCCTTTCGAGTGTTGGATTTATCCTGTGGGCAACGTCATCAGACCCAATCGTATCATCCATCGGGCTGCTGCTCGGACGCGGTGCGTTACTGGCGTTTATAATGGTGGTTCTATTTCTGCCGGCATTGCTTCTTGTATTTGACCGGATCATTGAAAAGACAACATGGAAACCAAACTTTTTTAAAGGGGAGTGA